From Thermoflavifilum aggregans, a single genomic window includes:
- a CDS encoding CRISPR-associated endonuclease Cas6, whose translation MKKLRTLLIRFEQELPAWKTPAFRGAVIEKVGRDGILFHQHAGDQEYVYRYPLIQYKSIQHKPAILCLGDGVDEIHKLFEKKSWVIYVNDEKYELVVEKLNLGNITINVWNNSYTYTLSRWLALNEKNYEVYKTMQSELDQLAMLEKILVGNILSFAKGIDWHVDREIKVRIHELKGVKKLTYKDAQLMGFNLVFSTNVYLPEYIGLGKGVSHGFGVVRKIREKKS comes from the coding sequence ATGAAAAAACTTCGAACCCTTCTTATCCGTTTTGAACAAGAATTACCTGCCTGGAAAACACCTGCCTTTCGGGGTGCTGTCATAGAAAAAGTAGGAAGAGACGGTATCCTGTTTCATCAGCATGCAGGGGATCAGGAATATGTGTACAGGTATCCTTTGATTCAGTACAAATCCATTCAGCACAAGCCGGCCATCCTTTGTTTGGGTGATGGGGTAGATGAAATTCATAAATTATTCGAAAAGAAATCCTGGGTTATTTATGTCAATGATGAAAAATACGAGCTCGTAGTAGAAAAGCTGAATCTGGGCAATATCACCATAAATGTCTGGAACAACAGCTATACATACACTTTAAGCAGATGGTTGGCCCTGAATGAAAAGAATTATGAAGTATACAAAACTATGCAATCGGAGCTCGATCAGCTGGCTATGCTGGAAAAAATTTTGGTAGGCAATATCCTTTCTTTTGCCAAAGGCATTGACTGGCATGTGGATCGGGAAATCAAGGTTAGGATCCACGAATTGAAAGGTGTTAAAAAGCTGACTTATAAAGATGCACAGCTGATGGGATTTAATTTGGTTTTTTCCACCAACGTGTATCTGCCGGAATATATTGGTTTGGGCAAAGGTGTCAGCCATGGCTTTGGAGTAGTAAGAAAAATTCGTGAAAAGAAATCTTAG